A genomic stretch from bacterium includes:
- a CDS encoding SDR family oxidoreductase: protein MPQPLVIVTGASSGIGKAVAIAFGREDYPLLLVSRRITPLPELPSDRVIYAQVDVTDYAALDGAVRNAESRYGTAGCLVNNAGVADGRAFTEVDPESYSREIDVNLKGVLNGTKAVLKGMLAQRAGTIINISSISDRKVGPAAVAYAASKHAVRALTESLRQSVAKTGIRFINIAPGYIRTNIHAHMGISFAQYQERLGHPDFMTAEQLAEIILFCWKQPPTICIRDLVVAPTNSTV from the coding sequence ATGCCGCAACCGCTCGTGATCGTCACCGGGGCGAGCTCCGGGATCGGCAAGGCGGTGGCGATCGCGTTTGGACGCGAAGACTACCCGCTCCTCCTGGTGTCGCGACGGATCACGCCGCTGCCGGAACTGCCGTCGGACCGGGTCATCTACGCGCAGGTGGACGTCACCGACTACGCCGCCCTCGACGGTGCTGTGCGAAACGCCGAGTCCCGATACGGCACCGCGGGCTGCCTCGTCAACAACGCCGGCGTCGCGGACGGCCGCGCCTTCACCGAGGTCGACCCGGAGAGCTACTCGCGGGAGATCGATGTCAACCTCAAAGGTGTGTTGAACGGTACCAAGGCCGTCTTGAAGGGCATGCTCGCCCAGCGGGCCGGGACGATCATCAACATCAGCTCGATCAGCGACCGCAAGGTCGGTCCCGCCGCCGTCGCCTACGCTGCGTCGAAGCACGCGGTTCGAGCGCTCACCGAATCGCTCCGCCAGAGCGTCGCGAAGACCGGGATTCGATTCATCAACATCGCGCCGGGGTACATCCGAACGAACATCCACGCCCACATGGGCATCAGCTTCGCGCAGTATCAAGAACGGCTGGGACACCCCGACTTCATGACGGCCGAGCAACTGGCCGAGATCATCCTCTTCTGCTGGAAGCAGCCGCCGACGATCTGTATTCGCGACTTGGTGGTTGCGCCGACGAATTCCACAGTGTAG